A stretch of Heptranchias perlo isolate sHepPer1 chromosome 1, sHepPer1.hap1, whole genome shotgun sequence DNA encodes these proteins:
- the LOC137309673 gene encoding G-protein coupled receptor 151-like, with protein sequence MLDFSTMNSSADQLEYAGGFQVLKEEELKIALPVVLGVICLVGLAGNTIVVTVLMYDFRQGRSSVVNGLILVLSATDLLILVFCVPLRAVIYSKASWSFGWLVCKSSDYFLQACLSAKSFILAAVGHARYRHMANPPRHIQFKCQRVMALTCSIWSVALLLPIPHWLFSTTKRNGRETSCVLAIPPHATNFMKAFSIAYPLVAYGMPMTFAITCYIKALLKTKPRRNRTPNRRYKIRRATIMLWGLSVAFAVMRLPDWVGWIWARHREVGSPMPPVALLVLAQVVLFANCTLNPLLLLAVSEEFKEGLRNIWMRASCRKARRSAAGQAGAAAFGKKGSEAKVRSAARSLRGLPTISAREDVTIYQDSDQNIPPDVQHFWQERKNAAKAENDDPIPWECQENS encoded by the coding sequence ATGCTGGATTTCAGCACCATGAACAGCTCCGCCGACCAGTTGGAATACGCCGGAGGATTCCAAGTGCTCAAGGAAGAGGAGCTGAAGATCGCTTTGCCCGTCGTCTTGGGAGTCATCTGCCTGGTGGGCTTGGCAGGCAACACGATAGTCGTCACGGTTCTGATGTACGACTTCAGGCAAGGCAGGAGCTCCGTGGTCAACGGCTTGATTCTCGTCTTGAGCGCCACCGACCTCCTGATCCTCGTCTTTTGCGTCCCTCTCCGCGCCGTCATCTATTCCAAGGCAAGCTGGTCCTTCGGGTGGCTCGTTTGCAAGTCTTCGGATTACTTTCTGCAGGCGTGTTTGTCGGCCAAAAGCTTCATCCTGGCGGCGGTTGGACACGCCCGTTACAGACATATGGCCAACCCCCCAAGACACATCCAATTCAAGTGCCAACGCGTGATGGCGTTGACTTGTTCCATCTGGTCGGTGGCCCTTCTCTTACCCATCCCTCACTGGCTCTTCTCGACCACCAAACGCAATGGGAGGGAAACCTCCTGCGTCCTGGCGATACCCCCTCACGCCACCAATTTCATGAAAGCCTTCAGCATAGCTTACCCACTGGTAGCCTATGGGATGCCCATGACCTTTGCCATTACGTGCTACATCAAAGCCCTCCTGAAAACCAAGCCCAGGAGAAACAGGACCCCGAACCGGAGGTACAAAATCAGGAGAGCCACCATCATGTTGTGGGGTCTGAGTGTTGCATTTGCAGTGATGAGGCTCCCGGACTGGGTAGGGTGGATCTGGGCTAGACACAGAGAGGTGGGGAGCCCAATGCCTCCCGTCGCTTTGCTGGTCCTGGCGCAAGTTGTTTTGTTCGCCAACTGCACGCTCAACCCTTTGCTGCTGCTGGCCGTGTCCGAAGAATTCAAGGAAGGCTTGAGGAACATCTGGATGCGGGCCTCCTGCAGAAAGGCGAGGAGAAGCGCAGCTGGACAAGCGGGAGCCGCCGCCTTCGGCAAGAAAGGTTCAGAGGCGAAGGTAAGAAGCGCCGCGCGTTCCCTCCGCGGTctgccaaccatctcagcccggGAAGACGTGACCATTTACCAGGACTCAGACCAGAACATCCCGCCTGACGTCCAACATTTCTGGCAGGAAAGGAAGAACGCGGCGAAGGCAGAAAACGACGACCCAATCCCATGGGAGTGCCAAGAAAactcttaa